A region from the Vanacampus margaritifer isolate UIUO_Vmar chromosome 5, RoL_Vmar_1.0, whole genome shotgun sequence genome encodes:
- the tiparp gene encoding protein mono-ADP-ribosyltransferase TIPARP encodes MCSMDKTLHILQKSTDGVPTGISLDVSLNVDEGEDFTEQSIVGLSDKIPLVKPYFKKKQRKIDTKCLHRALEEPILTSLLSGDMPGDGVFVPRSQAGRTPGNLCVAVAAKQNCIGPVCGLKDSPAADAAAAGTGDVEMADTTAELEETERRGERPKVGLRAAGSTGTITSASRDVPPIVAPQASHQEGAIKSNDRSNHPNPPPVKDYTALQDSHPLLLQSQLPDKGVLFQDKSEEASLDLVFELLTQLQYHTHRSDSVDICVDFLQGQCVYGSDCAHHHTVLPYHWQIRRSDTQTWQSIADDSQEQLERLYCNPDNDQVRLKYQGSVFSLDFGAMRVCDLKFDRVRRLSTPPSPLAMPATTPNPTPSCHTVWKYYCRDNFGWREYSEPVVKLIEKATLRGLKEVRFITLQNQYILNIREGFQQNAMFGFRRQIKKRPMFMSSVMLAPHLETLGGISSFPLSSSSSTSTSSMDLTASHPLSPTTTNPPSLFPETWLPMAVSQDFLQVPVSRDDRSFRTVYSLFHKTVAETKFRIIKILRVQNPFLWEKYKRKKEYMSRRMSEMDRLLSERHLFHGTSADVVEGICKHNFDPRVCGKHATMFGQGSYFARKAVYSHNFSKRSPKGVHCMFLAKVLTGRFTVGNPSMRRPPPINPRNASSDLYDSCVDNWVDPQIYVIFNDDQSYPYFIIHYEEVPSTVAL; translated from the exons ATGTGCAGCATGGATAAAACTTTGCACATCCTCCAGAAATCCACAGACGGTGTACCGACTGGGATCTCTCTGGATGTGAGCTTAAATGTGGACGAAGGAGAGGACTTCACGGAACAATCGATCGTGGGACTGTCGGACAAAATACCTTTGGTGAAACCTTATTTCAAAAAGAAGCAGAGGAAAATAGACACCAAATGCCTTCACCGTGCCTTGGAGGAGCCCATCCTGACCTCGCTGCTCAGTGGCGACATGCCGGGGGACGGCGTGTTTGTGCCGCGGAGTCAGGCTGGACGCACGCCGGGTAACCTATGTGTGGCGGTCGCGGCCAAACAGAATTGCATTGGCCCGGTGTGTGGCCTCAAAGACTCACCGGCCGCTGACGCCGCCGCAGCGGGGACTGGAGATGTGGAGATGGCCGATACTACTGCGGAGCTGGAGGAGACGGAGCGGCGAGGGGAGCGACCCAAAGTCGGCCTCAGGGCTGCGGGGAGCACAGGGACAATAACGTCAGCTAGCAGGGATGTACCTCCCATAGTTGCACCCCAGGCTTCTCACCAGGAGGGAGCCATCAAAAGTAATGACCGCTCAAATCACCCAAATCCCCCCCCTGTTAAAGACTACACTGCCCTCCAGGACTCCCACCCCCTTCTCCTGCAATCCCAGCTGCCTGACAAAGGAGTGCTTTTTCAGGATAAAAGTGAAGAGGCCTCTTTAGATTTGGTGTTTGAACTCCTCACCCAACTTCAGTATCACACACACCGATCAGACTCTGTGGACATTTGCGTGGATTTTCTCCAAGGACAATGTGTGTACGGCAGTGACTGCGCCCACCACCACACGGTCCTGCCCTACCACTGGCAGATCCGCAGGAGCGACACTCAGACGTGGCAAAGCATAGCGGATGATTCCCAAGAACAGCTAGAGAGACTCTACTGCAACCCAGACAATGATCAAGTCAGACTCAAGTATCA GGGGTCAGTGTTTTCCCTGGACTTTGGAGCCATGCGGGTTTGTGACCTGAAGTTTGATCGTGTCCGCCGGCTGTCCACTCCCCCCAGTCCTCTCGCCATGCCCGCGACGACCCCAAACCCCACCCCTAGCTGTCACACAGTGTGGAAGTACTACTGCAGAGACAACTTTGGCTGGAGGGAATACTCAGAG CCTGTGGTGAAGCTTATAGAGAAGGCAACTCTGAGAGGTCTCAAGGAGGTGCGATTCATTACGCTCCAGAACCAGTATATCCTAAACATCAGGGAGGGCTTCCAGCAGAACGCCATGTTTGGGTTCAGGCGTCAGATCAAGAAGAGGCCCATGTTCATGTCCTCTGTGATGCTCGCACCCCACCTAGA GACTTTGGGTGGCATCTCTTCATTTCCACTGTCTAGTTCTTCCTCCACATCCACCTCATCAATGGATCTCACGGCGTCGCATCCGCTCTCCCCGACGACCACCAACCCTCCGAGCCTTTTCCCCGAGACGTGGCTGCCCATGGCAGTGAGCCAAGACTTCCTGCAGGTGCCCGTGTCCCGTGACGACCGCAGCTTCCGGACTGTGTACAGCTTGTTCCACAAAACGGTGGCGGAGACCAAGTTCAGGATCATTAAGATACTCCGGGTACAAAACCCTTTCCTCTGGGAGAAGTACAAAAG GAAGAAGGAGTACATGTCCAGGCGTATGTCCGAGATGGACCGGCTGCTGAGCGAGCGTCACCTCTTCCACGGCACCTCAGCAGACGTGGTGGAGGGCATCTGCAAGCACAACTTTGACCCGCGCGTGTGCGGCAAACACGCCACCATGTTCGGCCAGGGCTCCTACTTCGCCCGGAAGGCCGTCTACTCGCACAACTTCTCCAAGCGTTCGCCCAAAGGAGTCCACTGCATGTTCCTAGCCAAAGTGCTCACTGGCAG GTTTACTGTAGGAAACCCTTCAATGCGGCGACCGCCACCCATCAACCCCCGCAACGCCTCCAGTGACCTGTACGACTCCTGCGTGGACAACTGGGTGGACCCTCAGATCTACGTCATCTTCAACGATGACCAGAGCTACCCGTACTTCATAATTCATTACGAGGAGGTACCCAGCACGGTAGCCCTCTGA